A DNA window from Deinococcus sonorensis KR-87 contains the following coding sequences:
- a CDS encoding BTAD domain-containing putative transcriptional regulator, producing the protein MQPDHWRVQLLGPVSLQGPGGVSQRPERKLAAALAYLALEGATGRGRLAGLLWPDSLENTARNNLSQMLRKLRLFAGSDLMVGGDLLTLSPELEVDAARVRAAYTQGHSAELLAAGGELLAGLRYDDCPDLDDWVNSERERMSEWRGLALRAEITRLESAGEYAAALLQARTLLDLDPVSEEAWRHVMRLHYLAGDRPAALRAYHRCKETLQREFGTGPLPETAELAREIDQGRVPTRAPLKASALPLAVLRPPHLIGREQEWAQLNEAWERGQMIYVEGDPGVGKTRLITDFAASKGGFIEFRGRPGDIHQPFTSSARNYRMLAERTPNLELEPWVWREVGRVLPEYAPPGPPPEPLGSGADLLRYRQAMSVFSRQTYQGLATVVADDLQFYDHPSTRDGLYFFSSFFSAPRDPDHPFPRVIGAYRTGELLPEVVRDTEELVRQGIAIRIQLRPLGEALLNALMDDLGVPEDRTLRTRLAGYSGGSPLFLLEIVKHLIESGTFSRAGFSGVELPVTARVGEVISRRLSRLSAPALQAARAASVLQSDFDVELVAEMLGAPLLDIAAAWEELETAGIVRGHSFWHDLVYETVSANIPASVRSLLHRAAARTLERAGGHVARVARHWQEGGKPDLAAPAFLRAARDAQDRYQLTETVGFYVQAAAAFEAMGWADEAAAAQAEAARVQEQLLTVGVQ; encoded by the coding sequence ATGCAGCCCGATCACTGGCGCGTTCAGTTGCTCGGTCCGGTTTCCCTTCAGGGACCGGGCGGCGTGTCGCAGCGCCCCGAGCGGAAGCTGGCGGCGGCGCTGGCGTACCTGGCGCTGGAGGGGGCCACCGGGCGCGGGCGGCTGGCAGGCTTGTTGTGGCCCGACTCGCTGGAGAACACCGCCCGCAACAACCTGTCGCAGATGCTGCGCAAACTGCGCCTGTTCGCCGGCAGCGACCTGATGGTGGGCGGCGACCTGCTGACGCTCAGCCCGGAGCTGGAGGTGGACGCGGCACGGGTGCGGGCCGCGTACACGCAGGGGCACAGTGCGGAGCTGCTGGCGGCGGGGGGTGAGCTGCTGGCCGGGCTGCGCTACGACGACTGCCCGGACCTGGATGACTGGGTCAACAGCGAGCGTGAACGCATGTCCGAGTGGCGCGGTCTCGCGCTGCGTGCCGAGATCACCCGGCTGGAGAGCGCCGGAGAGTATGCGGCGGCCCTGCTCCAGGCGCGCACGCTGCTGGACCTGGACCCGGTGTCGGAGGAAGCGTGGCGCCATGTCATGCGGCTGCACTACCTCGCGGGTGACCGTCCGGCGGCGCTGCGGGCGTACCACCGCTGCAAGGAAACGCTTCAACGCGAGTTTGGAACCGGGCCGCTGCCCGAAACGGCGGAGCTCGCCCGGGAAATTGATCAGGGCCGCGTGCCGACCCGCGCTCCGCTGAAGGCGTCGGCCCTACCGCTGGCGGTGCTGCGCCCGCCGCACCTGATCGGGCGCGAGCAGGAGTGGGCGCAGCTGAACGAGGCCTGGGAGCGCGGCCAGATGATCTACGTGGAGGGTGACCCAGGGGTGGGCAAAACGCGGCTGATCACCGACTTTGCGGCGAGCAAGGGCGGCTTCATCGAATTCCGCGGTCGGCCCGGCGACATCCACCAGCCGTTCACCAGTTCGGCCCGCAACTACCGGATGCTGGCCGAGCGCACGCCGAACCTGGAGCTGGAGCCGTGGGTGTGGCGGGAGGTGGGCCGCGTGCTGCCCGAGTACGCCCCGCCGGGCCCGCCGCCCGAACCGCTCGGCTCCGGGGCCGACCTGCTGCGCTACCGCCAGGCGATGTCCGTGTTCTCGCGGCAGACCTACCAGGGCCTCGCCACGGTGGTGGCCGACGACCTGCAGTTCTACGATCACCCCTCCACCCGCGACGGCCTGTACTTCTTCTCGAGTTTCTTCTCTGCCCCCCGTGACCCGGATCACCCGTTTCCGCGTGTGATCGGCGCCTACCGCACCGGAGAACTGTTGCCGGAGGTGGTGCGCGACACCGAGGAACTGGTGCGGCAGGGCATCGCCATCCGGATTCAGCTGCGGCCGCTCGGAGAGGCGCTGCTCAATGCCCTGATGGACGACCTGGGCGTGCCCGAGGACCGCACGCTCCGCACGCGGCTCGCGGGGTACTCGGGCGGCAGCCCCCTGTTCCTGCTGGAGATCGTCAAGCACCTGATCGAGAGCGGCACCTTCTCGCGCGCTGGGTTCTCTGGGGTGGAACTGCCCGTCACCGCCCGCGTCGGGGAGGTGATCTCCCGGCGCCTCTCGCGCCTGTCGGCCCCGGCGCTGCAGGCGGCGCGGGCGGCCAGCGTACTTCAGAGCGACTTCGACGTGGAGCTCGTTGCCGAGATGCTGGGCGCACCGCTGCTGGACATCGCCGCCGCCTGGGAGGAACTTGAGACCGCCGGCATCGTGCGGGGGCACAGCTTCTGGCACGACCTGGTGTACGAGACGGTCAGTGCGAACATCCCCGCCAGCGTGCGGAGCCTGCTGCACCGCGCGGCGGCCCGCACGCTGGAGCGCGCCGGCGGGCACGTGGCGCGGGTGGCCCGGCACTGGCAGGAAGGCGGCAAGCCGGACCTCGCCGCGCCGGCTTTTCTGCGCGCCGCCCGGGACGCCCAGGACCGCTACCAGCTCACCGAGACCGTCGGGTTCTACGTCCAGGCGGCGGCCGCCTTTGAGGCGATGGGCTGGGCAGACGAGGCGGCGGCGGCCCAGGCGGAAGCCGCGCGCGTGCAGGAGCAGCTGCTCACCGTGGGGGTCCAGTGA
- the cobT gene encoding nicotinate-nucleotide--dimethylbenzimidazole phosphoribosyltransferase — MDVHPYEALKTLIASILPADEQAMQRARERQAQLTKPTGALGLLEDLSVRLAGVFGTPTPAPRGAAVIVAVGDHGVVAEGVSAYPPEVTPAMVANFLADTPFGPGGAAVNALARTVGARVYVADVGVNATLPDHPALISVKVRRGTRNLRHEPALTRDEVIQAILAGAALAAEAIRNGADLLIPAELGIGNTTPASAVTARLLQREVPGLTGRGTGVDDATLARKQAVIEAALARGGSVPTDPLGVLADLGGLEIACMLGMMLKGAAERRAIILDGFVEGSAALAGMALAPALRDYLFAAGECAEVGHAAQLAHLGLRPMFRLDLRLGEGTGGVLAVPMLMSAAAALREMRTFAEAQVPDRA; from the coding sequence ATGGATGTTCATCCGTACGAGGCCCTCAAGACCCTGATCGCCTCCATCCTGCCCGCCGATGAGCAGGCCATGCAGCGGGCGCGGGAGCGGCAGGCGCAGCTCACCAAGCCCACCGGAGCGCTGGGCCTGCTGGAAGACCTGAGCGTCCGGCTGGCCGGGGTGTTCGGCACGCCGACCCCGGCGCCACGGGGCGCGGCCGTGATCGTGGCGGTGGGTGACCATGGCGTGGTGGCCGAAGGGGTCAGTGCCTATCCACCCGAGGTCACGCCCGCGATGGTCGCCAACTTTCTGGCCGACACGCCCTTTGGTCCCGGGGGCGCGGCGGTCAACGCCCTGGCCCGCACGGTGGGGGCGCGGGTGTATGTGGCGGACGTGGGCGTGAACGCCACCCTGCCGGATCATCCGGCCCTGATCAGCGTCAAGGTCCGGCGCGGCACCCGCAACCTGCGGCATGAACCGGCCCTGACCCGGGACGAGGTGATCCAGGCGATCCTGGCCGGAGCAGCGCTGGCGGCCGAAGCCATCCGGAACGGCGCCGACCTTCTGATTCCCGCCGAGCTCGGCATCGGCAACACCACGCCCGCCAGCGCCGTGACCGCCCGGCTGCTGCAGCGGGAGGTGCCGGGCCTCACCGGTCGGGGTACCGGCGTGGACGACGCCACCCTGGCCCGGAAGCAGGCGGTGATCGAGGCGGCGCTGGCGCGTGGGGGCAGCGTGCCCACCGACCCACTGGGGGTGCTGGCCGACCTGGGCGGCCTGGAGATCGCCTGCATGCTGGGCATGATGCTGAAGGGAGCGGCGGAGCGGCGGGCCATCATCCTGGACGGCTTTGTGGAGGGAAGCGCGGCGCTTGCCGGGATGGCCCTTGCTCCGGCGCTGCGTGATTACCTGTTTGCCGCGGGGGAGTGTGCGGAGGTCGGCCATGCCGCGCAGCTCGCACACCTGGGCCTGCGTCCGATGTTCCGCCTCGACCTGCGGCTGGGTGAGGGCACCGGCGGTGTGCTGGCTGTGCCGATGCTGATGAGCGCCGCCGCCGCTCTGCGCGAGATGCGAACGTTCGCCGAGGCACAGGTCCCGGACCGCGCCTGA